The genomic window CGCGGCACCCGACCCCCGTGCGCCACACCGGCGGACGCCGCCGCCGGGTCCCGTCCGTCTCGTCGGCCGCGCCAGCCCCGCGGCGTCGCGGTGCGCAGGGGCGGGGTCTGGGCCGCCGGGCGCAGATGTTACTCCCGAGTTGAAATGGTCCCGCGAGCCGGTGTTCTCCCGGTGTGACGCGGCCTACAGTGACAGTGCAGCCCACATGTGAAGTGCACATCCGAACACGCTGCAAAGGAGTCAGCCATGAAGGTCTTCGGTCACGCAGAGCCCGGTGCCCCGGCGGAGGAGATGGACATCGAGCGTCCCGCGCTGGAGGGCACGGACGTCCTGGTCCGGGTCACGAACTCGGGAGTGTGCCACTCGGACGTCCACTGCCAGGACGGGTACTTCGACCTCGGCGACGCCGGACGCCACGAGCTCACCGCCGCGGGGGCCCAGTACCCCGTGGTGCTCGGCCACGAGATCGTGGGGGAGGTGGTGGCCACCGGTCCGGACGCCACCGTGCAACCCGGTGACACCAAGTACATCGTCTACCCGTGGATCGGGTGCGGCGAGTGCCAGGCGTGCCAGGAGGACCGGGAGAACTACTGCAGCGGGAAGAAGCGCAACCTCTCGGTGCAGCTGGACGGCGGCTACGCCGAGGAGGTTCACGTCCCGGGAGAGCGCTACCTGATCCCGCTGGGCGACATCGACCCGTCCTTCGGTGCCACGCTCGCGTGCTCCGGGCTGACCTCGTACTCCGCGGTGCAGAAGATCATGCCGGTTCCCGCGGACAAGCCCGTGGCCGTGATCGGCGCCGGCGGCGTGGGACTCATGACCATCGCCGTCCTCAAGGCCCTGGGCCACGAGAACATCGTGGCCGTGGACATGAGCGAGGCCGCGCTGCGCAACGCCACCGCGGTGGGCGCCTCCGCGACCGTCACCGTGGGCGGGGAGAACCTGGTCAAGGACATCGTCGCGGCCGGCGGGGAGAAGATCGCCGCGGCAATTGACCTGGTCAACAACGGGGACACCTCCAGCGCCGCGCTGTTCGCCATGGCCAACGGCGGCACCCTGGTGAGCGTGGGGCTGTTCGGTGGTCAGTACTCGTTCCCCACCGCGCTCGCGGCGTTCAACCTGCTGAACATCCGCGGCAACTTCGTGGGCAGCCTCCCGGAGCTCAAAGAGCTCGTGAAGCTCGCCCAGGACGTGGAGCTGCCCCGGCCGCCCATCATGGAGGTCCCGCTCAGCGCCGAGCAGGTCAACGCGTCCCTGGACGGCCTGCGCAACCGCACGCTCAACGGCCGCGCGGTGCTCGTGGCGGACTGACCCCGCACCGGGTCCTGGACCCACCGCGCACGACGACGCCGTCGCCGCCCCGATCTCACGGGCCGGCGACGGCGTTCGTGCACCCGGGCGCACAACGCGCACGCGGGCACACCCCCAGCGCGGCCCGCCCCCCCCCATGCCGCACCCGGGCCGCCCGACTCCGTGTGGACAGCACGGAGTCGGGCGACGCCGAGGGGACGGACGGTGCCCACCCGGCCGTGCGGCGTCGTCGTCGGAAGCGCTCAGAGCAGGCCGGAAGTAAGGCGGCAGACGTTCTCCACGAACTTGCGTCCCAGGGACCGCTTCTCCCAGGCGTCGAGGTCCAGGCGCGTGGAGTGCGCGGTGAACTGCTCCACGATCCGCTCCATCCGCTCGCGGAACCCGTGGTCCACGATCATCACGGAGACCTCGAGGTCCAGGGCGAACGAGCGCTCGTCCATGTTGGAGGAGCCGATCACCGAGACGATGTCGTCCACCAGCACGAACTTGGCGTGCAGCACCGTGGGGGAGCTGTAGCGGTGGATCTCCACCCCGGCGCGCGCGAGCTCCGAGTAGTAGGAGTTCTGGGCGTGCTGCGCGAGGAACTGGTCCGAGGTCTCACCCACGAACAGTTGGATCCGCACCCCCGCCTGGGCCTCCGTAGTGAGCGCGTGCAGCAGGGACTCGTCCGGCACGAAGTACGGGCTGGAGATCACCACGCGGTGGTTGGCGTTGTAGATCAGGTGGTTGAACAGCCGCAGGTTGTTCTCGGTCTCGAACCCGGGCCCGGAGGGCACCACCTGCGCGAACATGGGCCCGGAGGCCTGTTCGAGGGCGGCGGGGGACTCGTCCAGCAGCAGGTCGTCGGTCTCCGAGTACCAGTCCGAGACGAACACCGCGTTGAGCTCCGTGACCACGGCGCCGGTGCCCCGGATCATGAGGTCCTTCCACTGCCGGCCCTTCCGCACGTTCTTCGCCTTGTTGTACGAGCGGTGGATGATGTTCTGCGACCCGGTGTAGGCCACCTGCCCGTCCACCACCAGGATCTTGCGGTGGTTGCGCAGGTCCGGGCGCTGCCACTCACCGCGCCACGGCCGGACGGGGAGCATCCGCCGCCACGGCACCCCGGAGCGGTCGAACTCGCGCACCAGCTCCGCGTAGCCGGGGTAGCCCAGGGACCCCACGTGGTCGATGAGGATGCGCACCCGCACACCGCGCTCGTGGGCACGGATCAGGGCGTTGAGCAGGTCCCGGGAGACGTGGTCCACGGCCACGATGTAGAACTCGAAGTGCACGTAGTCCGTGGCGGCGTCCACCTCCGCGGCCATCCGGGCCATGGCGAGGTGGTTGTCCGGGAGGATCTCGAAGTCGTTGCCGCCCACCATGGGAAGCGCCCCGAGGTTCTGGTTGAGCTCCGCGGTGGTGCGCACCCACTCCGGGTACCGGTCGAACTCTGGGCCCGGGGTCACGCCCTCGGGGGTGTTCTCCTGGATCACGTGGTTCATCCGGGCCTGCTTGGCCATCCGGGCCCGGGGCAGGCGGCTGGAGCCGATCACCACGAACAGCACGATGCCCGCGTACGGCACCAGGAAGATGCCCAGCAGCCACGCGAGCGCCACGGAGGGCCGCCTCTGGTGGGGGATCCAACCCAGCGCCACGAGCTTCAGCAGCAGGTCCAGTGCGACCAGCGCCAGCCGGATCCACTCCGGGACGGTGTCCGCCGGGAGCAGGTCGAAGGGTATCCAGGGATTCATGGCAGCGTCTCGTCAGGGGCGGGGCAGACGGTACGAGATCTCAGAATCCGCGCAGTGGCGTCGCACGAAGCCGCGGCCCACCAGCAGCCGGTGGGCGGGTGCCATGTCCTCGGGCACGGCGGCGCACACGGCCCGGACGCCCGGGACTTCGAAGGCCCGCTCCACGAGGGCGTCCAACGCCTCACCGGCCGGGCCCCGGCGGTGCGTCCCCGGCACCAGGGAACTCTCCATCTCGAACTCCCCGTCCATGACGGGGCCCGTGAAGTCGGCGGTGCCCGCCGCCTGCCCCGAGGCGCGCTCCACCACGGCCAGGCACGTGTGCTCGGACTCCGTGACGAAGCGCTCCCCGGCCTCGATCGCACTGCGCGCCCAGACCGTGTTCTCCACGGAGGAGAAGCCCCACGCGAAGTGGGTCATGGTGGGGGCGTCCGCGGCTGTCTCCAGCTCGTCACGCGTGAACGGACGCAGCTCCATGTGATCGGCGTGCAACGGCTGCGGGGGTTTCGGTTGCGACAGTGGCTCCGGCATGGTGCGGCCCTTCCGTGGTCTCTCGTCCTGTCGTCTTGCGGTGGTCTCCCTGTCCTCAGCCGAAGTGGCGAGGCAGCGTGGACTCGTGGGCGCTGCGCAGCTCCTTCAGGCCCACCGCGAACTCGCCCTGGAAGTCCAGGGAGCCGCTCTCGGTGTCCACCACGCCGATCCTCGCGAACGGGTAGTTGCGCACGGTGCACATGTCCCGGAAGCGCACCTCCTCGGAGCGTGGCACGGCCACGACGGCGCGCGCCTGGGTCTCCGAGAACAGCAGCGTGAACAGGTCCAGGCCGTCCCGCTCGGCCACCTCGCCGAGGCCGATCCGGGCACCCACGCCGAAGCGCAGGGCCATCTCGGCGAGCGTGGCGGCGAGCCCGCCCTCGGCGACGTCGTGCGCGGCGTCGATCATGCCGTCCCGGGACATGTTGATCAGCATGTCCGCGAGCACGCGCTCACGCTCCAGGTCCACGCGCGGGGGTGTGCCGCCCAGGTGGCCGCGCACGCGCGCCCACTCGGAGCCGTCCAGCTCGTCCGCGGTCTCGCCCATGAGGTAGATCGCCTGGCCGTCCTCGCGCCAGCCCGAGGGGGTGCGGCGCGTGACGTCGTCGAACACGCCCATCATGGCCACCACCGGGGTGGGGTTGATGGCCACGCCGCCGGTCTGGTTGTAGAGGGACACGTTGCCGCCCGTGACGGGCACACCGATGGCCTGGCAGCCGTCCGCGAGACCGCGCACGGCCTCCGCGAACTGCCACATCACCTCCGGGTCCTCGGGGGAGCCGAAGTTCAGGCAGTCGGAGACCGCCACGGGGCGGGCGCCCGCGGTGGCCACGTTGCGGTACGCCTGGGCGAGTGCCAACTGGGCGCCGTGGTACGGGTCCAGGCGGGTGTAGCGACCGTTGGAATCGGTGGACAGGGCCACGCCCAGGTTGCTGCGCTCGTCCACGCGGACCACGCCGGCGTCGTCGGGCATGGCCATGGCCGTGTTGCCCTGCACGTAGCGGTCGTACTGGCTGGTGACCCACTCCTTGGAGCACAGGTTGGGGGAGGCCATCAGCTCGAGCAGCGCCGGGCCGAGCCCCGCCCCGGAGGGGCGCGCGGCGTCCTCCGGGGACCCCGTGAAGTGCGCCGCCTGCAGCGCGTCCTGGGTCTCCGGGCGGGCGTAGGGGCGCTCGTAGACGGGGCCGTCGTGGGCCACGGTGCGCGGATCCACGTCCACGATCACCTCGCCCCGGTAGTCGATCACCAGCCTGCCGGTGTCCGTGACCTCGCCGATCCACGAGTACTCCACGTCCCACTTGGCCATGACCGCCTCGAAGGCCTCGACCTTCTCCGGGGTGACCACGGCCATCATCCGCTCCTGGGACTCGGACATCAGGATCTCACCCGGGGTCAGCGAGGGGTCCCGCAGCAGCACCTCGTCCAGGTTCACCCGCATCCCGCCGTCCCCGTTGGAGGCCAGCTCGGAGGTGGCGCAGGAGATCCCCGCCGCCCCGAGGTCTTGGATGCCCTCCACCAGGGAGTTGGCGAACAGCTCCAGGCAGCACTCGATGAGCACCTTCTCCGCGAACGGGTCACCCACCTGCACCGCGGGGCGCTTGGAGGGCTTGGAGTCGTCGAAGGACTCGGAGGCCAGCACGGACGCACCGCCGATGCCGTCACCGCCGGTGCGCGCCCCGAAGAGCACCACCCTGTTGCCCGTGCCGGAGGCGTTGGCCAGGCGGATGTCCTCGTGGCGCATCACGCCCACGGCCAGCGCGTTGACCAGCGGGTTGCCCTGGTAGCAGGGGTCGAACTCCACCTCGCCTCCGATGTTCGGCAGCCCCAGCGAGTTGCCGTAGCCGCCCACGCCGGCCACGATCCCGTGCACCACGCGCTGGGTGTCCGGGTGGTCGATCGCGCCGAAGCGCAGCGGGTCCATCACGGCCACGGGGCGGGCGCCCATGGAGATGATGTCCCGCACGATCCCGCCCACGCCCGTGGCCGCACCCTGGTACGGCTCCACGTAGGAGGGGTGGTTGTGGGACTCGATCTTGAACGTCACGGCCCAGCCGTCCCCGATGTCCGTGACACCGGCGTTCTCCCCGATGCCCACCATGAGGTTCCGGCGCATCTCCTCCGTCACCTTGTCCCCGAACTGCTTCAGGTGCACCTTGGAGGACTTGTAGGAGCAGTGCTCGGACCACATCACGGAGTACATGGCGAGCTCGGCGGCGGTGGGGCGGCGGCCCAGGATCTCCTGGATCCGCCCGAACTCGGTCTCGCTGAGCCCCAGTTCCGCCCAGGGCAGCTCGGTGTCCGGGGTGGCGGCGGCGTGCTCGACGGTGTCCAGGTTGAAGTGCGTTTCACTCATGACGTCTGCGGGTCCCTTACGTGTCCGGGGTGGGAGGTGTGGTGCGGTCGCGCCGGTGCCCGGCGGGCGGGAGCGTGGCGGGGCTGCGCGTGCGAGCCGGAGCGGACGACGCCGCACGGGGCCTCCCGCGCGGCGCGGCGCCTCAGCGGGTCAGGTGCTCGAGGACGGAGAGGAACACGTCCAGCCCGTCCGTGCCCTCGCGCATGCCCACGGTCCCGGCGCCGGAGAGGTCCGCGCCGAAACCGGGTTCCACGGCGTGCTCGGGGTGCGGCATGAGCCCCACCACGTTGCCCCGCGCGTTGGTGATCCCGGCGATGTCGTTGCGGGAGCCGTTGGGGTTGCCGCCCGTGTAGCGGAACGCCACGCGGTGCTCGGCCTCGAGCTCGTCCAGGGTGCGCTGGTCCGCCACGTACTGCCCGTCCTGGTTCTTCAGCGGCACCACGATCTCCTGGCCCGGGGTGAAGCGCCCGGTCCAGGCGGTGTCCGTGGTCTCCACGCGCAGGTGCTGGTCCCGGCAGATGAACTTCAGCTGCTCGTTCTTGATCATGGACCCGGGCAGCAGGTGCGCCTCTGTGAGCACCTGGAAGCCGTTGCAGATCCCGAGCACGGGCATGGCGCCGTCCGCGCTCGCGGCGTCCACGATCCGGTCCATGAGCGGGGCGAAGCGTGCGATCGCACCCGCCCGGAGGTAGTCGCCGTAGGAGAAGCCGCCGGGCAGGACCACGGCGTCCACGCCCTGCAGGTCCTCGTCCGCGTACCACAGCGGCACGGCGGTGCCGCCGGCGATCTCCACGGCGCGGGCGGCGTCGCGGTCGTCCAGGGTGCCGGGGAAGGTCACCACGCCCACGCGCACGTCCGCGAGGCGGGAGTCCGGGGCGGGCTGGGAGAGGTCCGCCACCAGGGGCGTCTGCTCGGGGCTCAGGTCCTGGGCCACGCTCAGTGCTCCTCGGGCAGTGCGCTGACGTTGACCACGTCCTCGATCACCGGGTTGGAGAGCAGCTTCTCCGCAGCCTCGCGGGCCTGCGCGAGCACCTGCTCGGTGGCCTCGCCGTCCACGGTGAGCTCGAAGCGGCGGCCCTGGCGGACCTCGGTGAAGCCGCTGAGCCCGATCCGGGGCAGCTCGTTGGCAATCGCCTTGCCCTGCGGGTCGAGGATCTCCGGCTTGGGCATGACGTCGACGACGATTCGGGCCATGGAACGCTCCTTGCTGCGGTGGGGTGTGCGCCGCGCGGAGCCGGTGCCGTCTCACGCCGGGCGCATCCGGGACGGATCCCCGGGCGACGACGACGCTCCGCGAGCTTGCGCACCCCACTCTAGTGGGTGCCCGCGCCCCGCCCCGGCATCAGCGGACCGTGATCCCCAGGTGCCGTGCGAGCAGGGGAGCGAGAACCTGCAGCTGGGCCTCGTGGACGACGCTCCCCCGCAGGGACTCCAGGCCGTCCAGCTGGTGGAACTCCAGGCCGCGCAGGTCCACTGCCTGCAGCTGCGCCGATCGGACGTCGAGGGACTGCGCGCTGCACTCGCGGAAGGCCACACGCTGCGCCCGGGCGCTGACCAGGTCCACGTCCCGGAACGTGCACCGTTCGAAGACGACGTCCTGGAGGGAGGCGTCGCGCAGGTTGAGGAAGTCGATCCGGCACCCGACCACCAGCACGGAGGACCAGGTGCTGCCGTGCAGCACGGCCGCGCCCGCACGGCTGTCGTGCAGCGTGACCGTGGACCAGGAGGAGTCCGGGGCGTCCAGGGTGGGGGCATGGGCGACCTGCACCGCGGTGTCGCGCAGCCGTGCGCCCTGCAGCACCGTGCCGTCCAGGTCCGCGCCGCGCACGTCGCAGTCCAGCAGCGTGAGGCCGTGCAGGTCCAGCCCGGCCCATGCGGCGTCGTCGACCGTGAGGCCCTCCAGCGCGTCCTCCGCGCGGACGTCCCCGGAGAAGACCTCCACCGCGCGGGGCCGGCACGGTGCGAGCCGGGGCTCCGCGGCGTCGTCACCCGGTGACGTGCGGGGTGGGCGGTGTGACGGACGGCGGGCCGCAGGGTTCATGGGGCCACTGTACGCACGGGACGAGCGGGCCCACCCGGAGGTGGACCCGCTCGAAGCGGTGGGGGAGGCGCACTCAGCCGATGGTCACCGCACCCACCACCACGGCCACGACCAGCATGACGAGCGAGACCACCAGGGCGCGCCACAGCACCTTCTTGTGGTGGTCGCCCAGCTGCACCCCGGCGAGGGACACGAGCAGCAGGATGGCCGGCACCAGCGGGGACTGCATGTGCACCGGCTGGCCCGTGATGGACGCGCGGGCCATGTCCACCGCGGGGATCCCGTAGTGCGCGCCGGTCTCGGTGAGCACCGGCAGGATGCCGAAGTAGAAGGCGTCGTTGCTCATGAAGAACGTGGCCGGGATGCTGATCAGCCCGGTCAGCACCGCCATGTACGGGCCCATCGAGGAGGGGATGACCTCCACGAGCCACTTGGACATGGCCTCCACCATGCCCGTGCCGGAGAGAATGCCGGTGAGCACGGCCGCGGCCATCACCATGGACACCACCGCGATCACGGAGGAGGAGTGGGACGCGAGCATCTTGCCCTGGTCCGACATCTTGGGGAAGTTCACCACCAGGGCGATCGCGCTGGCCACCATGAACAGGTACGGCAGGGGCACCACGTCCGCCACGAGCAGCACCATCACGGCCACGGTCATGGCCAGGTTGAACCAGAACAGGCGGGGGCGCAGGGACTCGCGGTTGGGGTCCAGGGCGGTGTCGGTGAGGCCCTCGCCGGTCAGCAGCGGGGTGTTCGAGCGGGACGTGCCCGTGCCGGGGGCACCGACGCCCACGGCCGCGCCGCGGCCCCAGCGGGCGGGATCGGCAGTGGCCAGGCGGCGTCGTTCGGAGCGGCCCAGCAGCACGGCGAAGACGAAGATGACCACCAGGCCCGCGGCCAGGGAGGGCAGCATGGGCAGGAAGATGTCCGTGGCCTCCACGTGCAGCGCGGCGGCGGCGCGGGCGGTGGGTCCGCCCCACGGGACGATGTTCAGGGCACCGTTGGTCAGACCGGCGATGCACGTGAGCACCACGGGGCTCAGGCCCAGGCGCTGGTACACGGGCAGCATGGCCGCGGTGACCACGATGTACGTGGTGGAGCCGTCCCCGTCCAGGGAGACCAGGGCGGTGAGGATCATGGTGCCCACCACCACCTTGGCGGGATCGTGGCCGGTGGCGCGCACGATGAGGTTCACGAGCTTGTCGAACAGGCCCACGTCGATCATCAGGCCGAAGTAGATGATCGCGAACATCAGCAGCGCGGCGGTGGAGGACATGTCCTTGACGGAGTCCATGACCATGTCCCCGATGCCCAGCCCGGCGCCCGCGAAGAGGCCGAACACGGTGGGCACGATGATGAGGGCGAGCAGCGGTGTGAGCCGCTTGGTCATGATGAGGCCCATGAACGTGGCGATCATCAGGAACCCGAGTACGACCAGCATGAGTCTCTCCTGGGGTCTGTGGGTGGGATGGGTGCACGGCGAACGTGCGGCTGATCACACCGTACGAGTGAGAGCCCGGTCACGTCCCCGTTGTGCTCATTGCCGGGGGTTGTGCTCATTGACACGTTTGTGCTCATTCTGCTCAGTGGTGTGGCGCACCCTAGGATGAGCGCATGAGCACGGCGCGCACCCCTGCGGGGACGTTCACCACCCGCATGATGGTGGTGCTGCTCGGCATCGTGGCCGGGATCGTGGTGCTGTGCCTCGCGGCGGTGCTCGTGCTCACGGTCGAGCGCGTGTACGACCAGTCGGAGCAGGAGGCCCTGGGCATCGGACGCACCCTCGCCGCGGACCCGGTGCTCGTGAGCGCGGTGGCGCGCGAGTCCGGCGCCCAGCACCTGGACGCCGGGACCCTCGTGAAGGGGTCGGTGCAGCAGCGCGGGGAGGCGGTCCGTCAGGGCACCGGTGCACTGTTCGTGGTGGTCACCAACGACCAGGGCATCAGGATGTCCCACCCCAACCCCGGCTCCCTCGGGCAGCCGGTCAGCACCGCCCCGGACGCCCTCGGCGGGCGCGAGTCCGTGTCCCGCGACGCCGGGACCCTGGGGGAGTCCGTGCGGGCGAAGGTCCCCGTGCGCCAGGGCGAGCGCGTGGTCGGCGAGGTCAGCGTGGGCGTGCCCGTGGCCACCGTCACCGGGCAGCTGCAGCAGGCGGTCGTGTCCATCCTCATCATCGCGGCACTGGCCATGGCGCTCGCCGCGGGGGCCGCGGCCCTGCTGGTCCGGTGGCTGCGCCGCACCACCCTGGGGCTGGAGCCCGAGGAGATGGCGCAGCTGGTGCGGGACCAGGAGGCCGTGCTCTACGGCGTGGAGGACGGGGTGATCGGCATCGGCCCGGACGGGCGGATCAGCATCCGCAACAAGGCCGCCCGGGTGCTGCTCGAGCTGCCGCGGCGCACTGAGGCCGCGGACGTCGTCGGCCGCCCGTACACCGAGGTGGGCTTCGACCCCGCCCTGACGGACGCGATCACCCGCCAGCGCAGCGGGGGTGCGCCGGAGGAGTCCGTGGTGCGCTTGGACACCTCCCACCGCACGATCCGCGCGCAGGTGCAGAGCGTGCACCGGGACGGCGTGGACCTGGGGCAGGTGGTCATGCTGCGGGACCTCACGGCCCTGGAGGACCTGCGCAGCCGGCTCAGCGCCATGCAGGCCATCACCGATGCCCTGCGCGCCCAGCGCCACGAGTTCGCCAACCGGCTGCACACCTTCTCCGGGCTGCTGGGCAACGGAGAGCACGAGCACGCCCGGCAGTACGTCGCGGAGATCATGGCCTCGGGGCCCGTGCGGGACCCGGTGGAGAACGTCA from Kocuria rhizophila DC2201 includes these protein-coding regions:
- a CDS encoding pentapeptide repeat-containing protein, which produces MNPAARRPSHRPPRTSPGDDAAEPRLAPCRPRAVEVFSGDVRAEDALEGLTVDDAAWAGLDLHGLTLLDCDVRGADLDGTVLQGARLRDTAVQVAHAPTLDAPDSSWSTVTLHDSRAGAAVLHGSTWSSVLVVGCRIDFLNLRDASLQDVVFERCTFRDVDLVSARAQRVAFRECSAQSLDVRSAQLQAVDLRGLEFHQLDGLESLRGSVVHEAQLQVLAPLLARHLGITVR
- a CDS encoding sensor histidine kinase is translated as MSTARTPAGTFTTRMMVVLLGIVAGIVVLCLAAVLVLTVERVYDQSEQEALGIGRTLAADPVLVSAVARESGAQHLDAGTLVKGSVQQRGEAVRQGTGALFVVVTNDQGIRMSHPNPGSLGQPVSTAPDALGGRESVSRDAGTLGESVRAKVPVRQGERVVGEVSVGVPVATVTGQLQQAVVSILIIAALAMALAAGAAALLVRWLRRTTLGLEPEEMAQLVRDQEAVLYGVEDGVIGIGPDGRISIRNKAARVLLELPRRTEAADVVGRPYTEVGFDPALTDAITRQRSGGAPEESVVRLDTSHRTIRAQVQSVHRDGVDLGQVVMLRDLTALEDLRSRLSAMQAITDALRAQRHEFANRLHTFSGLLGNGEHEHARQYVAEIMASGPVRDPVENVTAVEEPFLRAFIGAKGVQAHERGVQLRVGLETALEGQLVEAQDVTAILGNLVDNAVAAVIDSAPARRDERWVEVDLLSEGSTLHLAVADSGAGVAPGLDIFASGVSTRAGAESGVHGHGVGLSLSRRLARTMGGDVWLADPGGAEDGLGAVFAARLPGVLITADTAPHFPEESP
- the purS gene encoding phosphoribosylformylglycinamidine synthase subunit PurS, which translates into the protein MARIVVDVMPKPEILDPQGKAIANELPRIGLSGFTEVRQGRRFELTVDGEATEQVLAQAREAAEKLLSNPVIEDVVNVSALPEEH
- the purL gene encoding phosphoribosylformylglycinamidine synthase subunit PurL, with amino-acid sequence MSETHFNLDTVEHAAATPDTELPWAELGLSETEFGRIQEILGRRPTAAELAMYSVMWSEHCSYKSSKVHLKQFGDKVTEEMRRNLMVGIGENAGVTDIGDGWAVTFKIESHNHPSYVEPYQGAATGVGGIVRDIISMGARPVAVMDPLRFGAIDHPDTQRVVHGIVAGVGGYGNSLGLPNIGGEVEFDPCYQGNPLVNALAVGVMRHEDIRLANASGTGNRVVLFGARTGGDGIGGASVLASESFDDSKPSKRPAVQVGDPFAEKVLIECCLELFANSLVEGIQDLGAAGISCATSELASNGDGGMRVNLDEVLLRDPSLTPGEILMSESQERMMAVVTPEKVEAFEAVMAKWDVEYSWIGEVTDTGRLVIDYRGEVIVDVDPRTVAHDGPVYERPYARPETQDALQAAHFTGSPEDAARPSGAGLGPALLELMASPNLCSKEWVTSQYDRYVQGNTAMAMPDDAGVVRVDERSNLGVALSTDSNGRYTRLDPYHGAQLALAQAYRNVATAGARPVAVSDCLNFGSPEDPEVMWQFAEAVRGLADGCQAIGVPVTGGNVSLYNQTGGVAINPTPVVAMMGVFDDVTRRTPSGWREDGQAIYLMGETADELDGSEWARVRGHLGGTPPRVDLERERVLADMLINMSRDGMIDAAHDVAEGGLAATLAEMALRFGVGARIGLGEVAERDGLDLFTLLFSETQARAVVAVPRSEEVRFRDMCTVRNYPFARIGVVDTESGSLDFQGEFAVGLKELRSAHESTLPRHFG
- a CDS encoding CitMHS family transporter, translating into MLVVLGFLMIATFMGLIMTKRLTPLLALIIVPTVFGLFAGAGLGIGDMVMDSVKDMSSTAALLMFAIIYFGLMIDVGLFDKLVNLIVRATGHDPAKVVVGTMILTALVSLDGDGSTTYIVVTAAMLPVYQRLGLSPVVLTCIAGLTNGALNIVPWGGPTARAAAALHVEATDIFLPMLPSLAAGLVVIFVFAVLLGRSERRRLATADPARWGRGAAVGVGAPGTGTSRSNTPLLTGEGLTDTALDPNRESLRPRLFWFNLAMTVAVMVLLVADVVPLPYLFMVASAIALVVNFPKMSDQGKMLASHSSSVIAVVSMVMAAAVLTGILSGTGMVEAMSKWLVEVIPSSMGPYMAVLTGLISIPATFFMSNDAFYFGILPVLTETGAHYGIPAVDMARASITGQPVHMQSPLVPAILLLVSLAGVQLGDHHKKVLWRALVVSLVMLVVAVVVGAVTIG
- a CDS encoding GNAT family N-acetyltransferase — encoded protein: MELRPFTRDELETAADAPTMTHFAWGFSSVENTVWARSAIEAGERFVTESEHTCLAVVERASGQAAGTADFTGPVMDGEFEMESSLVPGTHRRGPAGEALDALVERAFEVPGVRAVCAAVPEDMAPAHRLLVGRGFVRRHCADSEISYRLPRP
- the cls gene encoding cardiolipin synthase, with the protein product MNPWIPFDLLPADTVPEWIRLALVALDLLLKLVALGWIPHQRRPSVALAWLLGIFLVPYAGIVLFVVIGSSRLPRARMAKQARMNHVIQENTPEGVTPGPEFDRYPEWVRTTAELNQNLGALPMVGGNDFEILPDNHLAMARMAAEVDAATDYVHFEFYIVAVDHVSRDLLNALIRAHERGVRVRILIDHVGSLGYPGYAELVREFDRSGVPWRRMLPVRPWRGEWQRPDLRNHRKILVVDGQVAYTGSQNIIHRSYNKAKNVRKGRQWKDLMIRGTGAVVTELNAVFVSDWYSETDDLLLDESPAALEQASGPMFAQVVPSGPGFETENNLRLFNHLIYNANHRVVISSPYFVPDESLLHALTTEAQAGVRIQLFVGETSDQFLAQHAQNSYYSELARAGVEIHRYSSPTVLHAKFVLVDDIVSVIGSSNMDERSFALDLEVSVMIVDHGFRERMERIVEQFTAHSTRLDLDAWEKRSLGRKFVENVCRLTSGLL
- a CDS encoding alcohol dehydrogenase; this translates as MKVFGHAEPGAPAEEMDIERPALEGTDVLVRVTNSGVCHSDVHCQDGYFDLGDAGRHELTAAGAQYPVVLGHEIVGEVVATGPDATVQPGDTKYIVYPWIGCGECQACQEDRENYCSGKKRNLSVQLDGGYAEEVHVPGERYLIPLGDIDPSFGATLACSGLTSYSAVQKIMPVPADKPVAVIGAGGVGLMTIAVLKALGHENIVAVDMSEAALRNATAVGASATVTVGGENLVKDIVAAGGEKIAAAIDLVNNGDTSSAALFAMANGGTLVSVGLFGGQYSFPTALAAFNLLNIRGNFVGSLPELKELVKLAQDVELPRPPIMEVPLSAEQVNASLDGLRNRTLNGRAVLVAD
- the purQ gene encoding phosphoribosylformylglycinamidine synthase subunit PurQ, coding for MAQDLSPEQTPLVADLSQPAPDSRLADVRVGVVTFPGTLDDRDAARAVEIAGGTAVPLWYADEDLQGVDAVVLPGGFSYGDYLRAGAIARFAPLMDRIVDAASADGAMPVLGICNGFQVLTEAHLLPGSMIKNEQLKFICRDQHLRVETTDTAWTGRFTPGQEIVVPLKNQDGQYVADQRTLDELEAEHRVAFRYTGGNPNGSRNDIAGITNARGNVVGLMPHPEHAVEPGFGADLSGAGTVGMREGTDGLDVFLSVLEHLTR